One Plasmodium vivax chromosome 13, whole genome shotgun sequence genomic region harbors:
- a CDS encoding hypothetical protein, conserved (encoded by transcript PVX_085415A) produces MFRNPLRKKCEITRSDCEEFIRVVKRHTIECMFEEFFLNKKNDRESREITADDLISLTSKKTNRCFYVPVVVYIGERDHIRSYEEGLINAQEKKKKKEQIERDHLKRQIQRDNKNRQRNEQMNYVWEDEIRGRSNCCSEAVSVDREGQLGLGSTDVKTRDGGGGGGYPVGEANGGEAPNGKTLNGETPNGAAPSGEAPNEEASTGEPPNAEQPHPQVDSPKRVEAAEKKRGNHSTHNTNNSGKMKKPAPGRKGKGAAAHQEKKTSGRPPAEEAKQPPPQEQKTDKQIYYDSLMQRVLNTIEKKKEKKKKTLTTFNFVTYYKLHELIYTSFLVDKYQGYYQGKEERDLIDIYAEEGKQMDRSEDSRGDAPGETTPNGGEAELAEKIQSNVEDTKRISLTEVIHKYQGDREKEEKKKKKFKRKTHKYIHSNHLGNYQFVWKNIKGIMDCVLHNLNVFFNEKVLDVERVMEEYSTVVSNVCEAVENRQGDVCAEGVMPIGGDNTPSGELTAGHEKAPLPLSEGEAATVISDEAVKIAETVISAEAVVGAPACASLPRLKSKKKGVPKGEVVTPDQPSGAVGKVRKEATKGGANHMCAEGDGGGEEGQDGEASEAEARNANIKRGRTGGRAKRRHPFKRPPGTHHSETDEAVDAPSDVQLDNQETASDHSISYANLKYTKEEIKQKNLIYYLTHDINKIETFKRKYFYDFFFMYMVRKLFWNVLCLYYLLWKERHEEDAPKQSGSPGEDSLHQSLINPLNSQGLDDANLILYESDVSVNNAKKNKAMLYNTNQKLCHNLDPLFKLIRNKKLLIYLRYDQNKRVKCKNKTEYLYREVWQYLILTNLRKKAQFGEHGPFSEFVLFRQD; encoded by the exons ACACACCATAGAATGCATGTTCGAGGAGTTCTTCCTAAACAAGAAAAACGACAGGGA GAGCCGCGAAATCACCGCCGACGACCTGATATCCTTGACGTCCAAAAAGACGAACAGATGCTTCTACGTGCCGGTCGTCGTTTACATAG GAGAGCGCGATCACATACGAAGCTACGAAGAAGGGCTCATAAACGcacaggagaaaaaaaaaaaaaaggaacaaatcgAAAGGGACCATTTGAAAAGGCAAATCCAAAGAGACAATAAAAATAGGCAAAGAAATGAACAGATGAATTACGTTTGGGAAGATGAAATTCGGGGCAGGTCAAACTGTTGCAGTGAGGCCGTGTCGGTAGATCGCGAGGGGCAACTTGGGTTGGGGAGCACCGATGTGAAGACAAGGGATGGTGGCGGCGGCGGTGGATATCCAGTGGGTGAGGccaacgggggagaagccccGAATGGCAAAACCCTAAATGGCGAAACCCCAAATGGAGCAGCCCCCAGTGGAGAGGccccaaatgaagaagccTCAACGGGTGAACCGCCCAACGCCGAACAGCCGCACCCACAGGTGGACTCCCCCAAGCGAGTCGAAGCAgctgaaaagaaaaggggcaaCCACAGCACCCACAATACGAATAACAgcggcaaaatgaagaagcccGCGCCGGgcagaaaaggcaaaggcGCCGCCGCTCACcaggagaagaagacgagTGGGCGACCCCCCGCGGAGGAAGCAAAGCAACCGCCCCCGCAGGAGCAGAAGACGGACAAGCAAATCTACTACGACTCCCTAATGCAGCGGGTGCTAAATaccatagaaaaaaaaaaagagaaaaaaaaaaaaaccctcaCAACgttcaattttgttacttACTACAAACTGCATGAGCTGATTTATACCTCCTTTCTGGTGGACAAGTACCAGGGATACTACCAAG GCAAAGAAGAGAGAGACTTGATTGACATTTACGCTGAGGAGGGGAAACAAATGGACCGAAGTGAAGACAGCAGAGGAGATGCCCCAGGAGAGACCACCCCGAACGGTGGCGAAGCAGAGTTagcggaaaaaatacaatcaAATGTAGAGGACACGAAAAGGATTTCCCTCACAGAAGTTATACATAAATACCAAGGTGATAGggagaaagaggaaaaaaaaaaaaaaaaatttaaaagaaaaacacatAAGTACATACATAGCAACCATCTAGGCAATTACCAATTTGtctggaaaaatataaaaggaataatGGACTGCGTTTTGCATAACttgaatgtattttttaatgaaaaggtGTTGGACGTCGAGAGGGTGATGGAGGAGTACAGCACTGTTGTGAGCAACGTGTGTGAGGCGGTGGAAAATAGGCAGGGGGATGTCTGCGCAGAGGGTGTTATGCCAATTGGTGGGGATAACACCCCTTCTGGTGAGTTAACCGCAGGGCATGAAAAGGCGCCTCTGCCGTTaagcgaaggggaagcggcaacggTTATAAGTGACGAAGCAGTTAAAATTGCCGAAACAGTTATAAGTGCGGAAGCAGTTGTAGGTGCACCTGCATGTGCTAGCCTCCCCCGCttgaagagcaaaaaaaaaggcgtccCTAAGGGGGAAGTCGTCACTCCTGATCAGCCAAGCGGAGCAGTGGGGAAGGTGAGGAAAGAGGCCACCAAGGGGGGTGCTAACCACATGTGTGCTGAGGGAGACgggggaggtgaagaaggccaAGACGGCGAAGCCAGCGAAGCGGAGGCGCGCAACGCGAACATAAAAAGAGGGCGTACGGGCGGACGCGCGAAACGAAGGCACCCTTTTAAGAGGCCCCCTGGTACACACCACTCCGAAACTGACGAAGCGGTCGATGCGCCGTCCGACGTTCAACTGGACAACCAAGAAACTGCATCCGACCATTCCATAAGCTACGCCAATTTAAAATACACcaaggaagaaataaagcaaaaaaatctCATCTACTATTTAACGCAtgatataaacaaaattgaaacatTCAAAAGGAAATACTTTtacgactttttttttatgtacatggTGAGGAAGCTCTTCTGGAATGTGCTCTGTTTGTATTACTTGCTCTGGAAGGAGCGGCATGAGGAGGACGCACCAAAGCAGAGTGGCTCACCGGGTGAGGACTCCCTCCACCAATCATTAATCAACCCGCTGAACAGCCAGGGCCTGGACGATGCCAACCTAATCCTCTACGAAAGCGACGTCAGCGTGAATAACGCCAAGAAGAACAAGGCCATGCTCTACAACACTAACCAGAAGCTGTGCCACAACCTGGACCCcctatttaaattaattcgcaacaaaaaattgctcaTTTACCTTCGATATGACCAAAATAAAAGGGTcaaatgtaaaaacaaaacggagtACTTGTATAGAGAAGTATGGCAGTACCTTATTTTAACGAATTTGAGGAAGAAAGCGCAATTTGGGGAACACGGCCCCTTCAGTGAGTTCGTCCTCTTTCGCCAGGactga
- a CDS encoding 40S ribosomal protein S25, putative (encoded by transcript PVX_085420A), with product MKCASAYEMKDTCWAGYFVKRPSHEFALPPKERKTKEQIAAAAAASGRSKKKKWGKGKNKEKLNHAVFIDKALQSKILESKNMKVITPSTISEKYKVNLSVARSVIKYLAEQNLIKEVCIQSHSQKLYTKVA from the exons ATGAAATGCGCGTCAGCCTATGAGATGAAAGATACCTGCTGGGCGGGATACTTCGTTAAGCGGCCGTCACATGAATTCGCCC TGCCCCCtaaggagagaaaaacaaaggagCAAATCGCGGCTGCCGCAGCAGCATCGGGAAGAAGCAAGAAAAAG AAatggggaaagggaaagaacAAGGAAAAACTGAACCACGCCGTGTTCATTGACAAAGCCCTGCAGTCCAAAATTTTAGAAAGCAAAAACATGAAGGTCATCACCCCCTCTACTATCTCCGAAAAATACAAAGTCAATTTGAGCGTCGCAAGGTCGGTCATAAAGTACTTGGCGGagcaaaatttaattaagGAGGTTTGCATTCAGAGCCACAGTCAGAAGCTGTACACGAAGGTCGCTTAG